The following coding sequences lie in one Labrus bergylta chromosome 5, fLabBer1.1, whole genome shotgun sequence genomic window:
- the LOC136179224 gene encoding twinfilin-2-like, giving the protein MSHQTGINATSELKEFLARARGGAIRTMKIVIRNEELVLDSYREPAQSWDKDYDHFLLPLLTHQEPCYILYRLDSQNAQGYEWIFIPWSPDQSPVRQKMLYAATRATLKKEFGGGHIKDEMFGTVEDDVCFQGYLRHMTSCSSPAPLTTAEQQLQQIKVTEDKVVWDERRRIGTPTARARVTMEFGLDKRAQTLQGLAFPLQEEAKRALQQLKQRCINYIQLRLDVEKETIELVHTKPTEIHELPFRIPSDSPRYHFFIFKHSHQGQRQEALVFIYSMPGYTCSIKERMLYSSCKNRLLDEVEKDYHLEVTKKMEIDNGNDLTEHFLYEEVHPMEHTLKQAFTKPRGPGGKRGNKRLIKGAGENGEES; this is encoded by the exons ATGTCACACCAGACAGGAATTAATG CAACATCTGAGCTGAAGGAGTTCCTGGCCCGGGCGAGGGGAGGTGCCATCAGAACTATGAAGATAGTCATCAGAAATG agGAGCTAGTGTTAGACTCGTACAGAGAGCCCGCACAGAGTTGGGACAAGGATTACGATCACTTCCTGCTTCCTCTGCTTACACATCAGGAACCCTGCTACATCCTCTATCGCCTggactcccagaatgcacagggATACGAGTGGATCTTCATCCCCTGGTCACCTGACCAATCACCA GTGAGGCAGAAGATGTTGTACGCAGCTACCCGTGCCACACTGAAGAAAGAGTTTGGAGGAGGTCACATTAAAGATGAAATGTTTGGCACAGTCGAG GATGACGTGTGCTTCCAGGGTTACCTGCGACACATGACCTCCTGCTCCTCCCCGGCTCCACTCACAACAGCCGAGCAGCAGTTACAACAAATCAAAGTCACAGAG GATAAAGTTGTGTGG GATGAACGAAGGCGTATTGGGACTCCTACAGCACGAGCAAGG GTTACAATGGAGTTTGGCTTAGACAAACGGGCACAGACTCTTCAAGGTCTTGCATTTCCGCTCCAGGAAGAGGCCAAACGAGCCCTGCAGCAACTCAAGCAGAGATGCATCAACTACATACAGCTG AGGTTGGATGTAGAGAAGGAGACTATTGAGCTGGTTCACACCAAACCTACAGAGATCCACGAGCTTCCCTTTAGGATCCCTTCAGATTCCCCAAGATATCACTTCTTCATCTTCAAGCACTCTCACCAGGGTCAGCGGCAGGAAGCACTGG TGTTCATATATTCAATGCCTGGGTACACCTGCAGCATCAAGGAGCGGATGCTGTACTCTAGCTGTAAGAACAGGCTACTGGACGAGGTGGAGAAAGACTACCACCTGGAGGTCACCAAAAAG atGGAGATAGACAACGGTAATGACCTGACTGAACACTTCCTGTACGAAGAGGTCCACCCAATGGAGCACACCTTAAAGCAGGCCTTCACCAAGCCCCGCGGGCCAGGAGGGAAGAGGGGCAACAAACGCCTTATCAAGGGTGCAGGAGAGAATGGGGAAGAAAGTTAG
- the LOC109990346 gene encoding cytokine-inducible SH2-containing protein-like gives MVARTVTVFHHEERGGGSCFPHPSPPPQELAEDLCCITTNFKYLQTSGWYWGSISASEAREALLQKPEGTFLMRDSNHPQYMLALSVQTRCGPTSVRIEYSQGSFWLDSISPGLPQLQSFPDVVSLIQHYTGSGQTPQGHSSNHTFTETKPDSEKHTAKDCGVPLKLKHPLHKRDAFPSLQHLARLAINRHTTDCPDLLPLPKPLLHYLQDYPFSI, from the exons ATGGTTGCCCGGACAGTGACAGTTTTCCATCAtgaggagcgaggaggaggtTCATGTTTCCCAcatccctctcctccaccccagGAGCTTGCAGAGGACCTCTGCTGCATCACCACCAACTTCAAGTATCTGCAGACCTCAG GCTGGTACTGGGGTTCCATCTCAGCGAGTGAAGCTCGGGAGGCTCTTTTACAGAAGCCTGAGGGCACGTTTCTGATGCGGGACAGCAATCACCCTCAGTACATGCTGGCCCTGTCAGTGCAGACCCGTTGTGGTCCCACAAGCGTCCGCATCGAGTACAGCCAGGGCTCCTTCTGGCTGGACTCCATTTCCCCCGGCCTGCCTCAGCTGCAGTCCTTCCCAGATGTCGTCAGCCTCATACAGCACTACACGGGCTCAGGCCAAACACCACAGGGCCACTCTTCTAATCACACCTTCACCGAAACAAAGCCTGACTCTGAAAAGCACACAGCTAAGGACTGCGGGGTGCCTCTGAAGCTGAAGCACCCTCTGCACAAACGAGACGCCTTCCCTTCTCTGCAGCACTTGGCGCGCCTAGCCATTAACAGACACACGACAGACTGCCCTGATCTGCTGCCACTTCCAAAGCCTCTTCTGCACTACCTGCAGGACTACCCGTTTAGCATTTGA